Genomic window (Gloeothece verrucosa PCC 7822):
GCAGTCTTTCGGGAAATTAAATGCGATTGCCCTGATGTCCTCCCGAACCCGCATACCACCCGAAAACCGATGCTGATGTTGCGGTTGCCGCGCGGAAGGGTGCTGTTGCGAGACGCGGAACGGCAGAAAATAGGATGATTGAGCCAGTAACCGCCCCGCAGCACTTTATATGGTTTATTTTCCTTATTTTTGCTATAATTAGCTATATTTTGGCTAGTTGAAAAATTCTCTTCATCAAGCCAAGCACTTCCATCGGACGGCGCACCTTCATAGTTATTATGCCAATCATCCGCACACCATTCCCAGATGTTTCCGTGCAGATCGTACAGTCCGAATCCGTTGACTACTCCAAAGTAACCTACTGGCGTTGTTTGTTCTCTATAAATACCTTTGGGCCCTCTACCATAAGAACCTGACCATTTATATTCTTCGTTATCAATCCCTTGATAATTTGCTAAGTCTGTTGTTATCGTCTCGCCAAAGTGAAACGGAGGATAGGATTCTCCTTTTTTAAGGTCTAGAGGTTTCCTGACTCCTCGGCAAGCATATTCCCATTCGGCCTCACTGATTGGACTTTGGACAAAAGAAAAAAATAATTAGCGTAAATATTACGCTAATATAAAATTGACAATATTCCCTCTACCTCAGCCGGTAAAAATTGCTGAGTAATCGGAAAAAGAACAGCTTACTTGGCGATTTGAAAGTCCGCTTTTACTTGTTCAGTTTATTTTTTT
Coding sequences:
- a CDS encoding formylglycine-generating enzyme family protein, which gives rise to MSEAEWEYACRGVRKPLDLKKGESYPPFHFGETITTDLANYQGIDNEEYKWSGSYGRGPKGIYREQTTPVGYFGVVNGFGLYDLHGNIWEWCADDWHNNYEGAPSDGSAWLDEENFSTSQNIANYSKNKENKPYKVLRGGYWLNHPIFCRSASRNSTLPRGNRNISIGFRVVCGFGRTSGQSHLISRKTATPWF